Part of the Williamsia sp. DF01-3 genome, CGCATGCTGCCCGGTTCCGTACCCGGGATCAACCGGCGGTACCGCGTTGATCGGCGCAATGGGTTGGGTCTGGGTGTTGTCGGCGAGAGGGGTTGGGCTCGGCGCCGGGTTCGAGCCGGAGTCGTTGCTGCTGTTGGCTGCGGTCAGTCCGCGGCCGAGCCTTCCGGCCACGAGGCCGGCACCGGCGGCGAGCGCCAGGAATGTTCCGGGCTTGCGCCGGGCAAAGCTGGTTACCTCGTCGAGGATCTGTCCGGGTTCGCGGTCGTCGAGCCACGATGCCACCGTCTGCGCGTGCTGGGCGGCCTGACGCGTGAGATCGGTTGCCACACCCTGATTCTCGGACTTGTCGGCCATCGATCCGAACTCGTCGGACAGTGCCCGCAACCCACCGGCAACACGCTTCTGCTGCTCGAAGGCCTGCGTTGTCAGTTCGCCCTTGGTCTGGTGCAGCAGATCTTTCGCCTGGGTCGTGGCCTCGCCGGCCACCTGCGAGGCCTGATCGCCCGCAACCGAAGCAACGTGCTTACCGGCATCTGTAGCGCCACTTACAACATCGCCTGCTTGCGCCTTGGCGACGTCTACGGTTGGTGTCTCGCCAGAAGTCGGCGAGCTCGTCGTTGGATCGTGAATCGGGTTGCCACTGGAAGTTGTCATTGTGATTGTTAACCTCACTGTCGATGGCACATGGAGTCGATCGGACACCGGGTACCCACACCCACCGAACTCACACCTGCGGCGAACACAACGGTGGCCGCTTGCGTGTCAGAAGAGCATCAGTGTGCGGACTTTGGCGGTTCTCATCCTAAATCTGGATGGGGTTGCCCGCTTGGACCGGCGTCTGGTGGCTCCACCTGTGCCGCGTCAAGCTTACTTGACATAACGATGATTATCGGCGTAACTAATTGTGCCACAATCTGTTTCGTCACCAGTGACGAAATACAGCAGGTATCCATCTAGCTGCGTGCGCGTATTTTCAGCGTTGCGGGGTACAGACACGGAGTAACGCCCGCCCTAGGGTGCGCGGGTAGTGATCTTGGCGAGGGCGGAGCTCAGTTGGGCGCGTGAGCGGATACCGAGTTTGCGGTAGATGCGGGTGAGGTTGACTTCGACGGTTTTTGGGCTGATGAACAGTGCGGCTGCTACGGCGCGTGTGGTCATGCCGGTCGCGACGAGGTCTGCGACGCGTTGTTCGGAGGGAGTCAGGGCGGCGATGTCCCTGGGTCCAATACTGACGCGGTCGAGTTCGGTGCGGGCCCGGGCGGCCCACAGAGGGGTGCCCAGCTTGTCGAAGGTCTGCAGTGCCTCGGACAGTGTTGCAGCTGCTGCTTCTTTTCGGCGTTGTCGACGTTGTAGTTGCCCTAGGAGCAGTTGGGTGCGGGCCTGCTCGAACGGCATGGGCAGCCGTTCGTGCTCGACCATGGCGCGTGCGGCGTGTGTTTCGGCGGCATGAATGTTGTTGGCGGCGGCCAGAAGCATGCTGCGACCGCGGGCACCGAGGGCGAGCATCCAGGGTCGGTCCAGCGTAGATCCGTTGCGTTCGAGGGCGTAGACGAGCGGTTCTGCCTCCTCGGGGCGCCCGAGTGCGACGAGTGCTTCGACAGCGTCGGGAATGTATCCCGAGCTGAGGATTTCGGTCCCCGGGTGGATATGAAAGTTGTCGAGCAGCGGTCGTAGCGTGCTGATGGCTTCTGTGTAGTGGCCTAGGGACACCTCGATGAAACCCAGGGTCATTGTGGGCCATTCGGAGAGGTAGCGTGAACCGCAGCGGCGGGCGTCGTCGATCACCTCCCGGGCCTGGGCACGGCTGTTGCGGTCGCCGGTGTAGGCGGTGACCATCACCCGCAGCAGCCGGGCGATGACAAGCATGTTCTTGCCGTCCAGTTGCTGCGCGCGTTCCATCGCGTCGTCGGCGACTTCGGCTGCCTCGGTGTAACGCCCTCGCCATATGTTGATCAAGATGGTGTGCCCGGCGACCCACATCATGTCGCTGTCAGCACCACGTTCGATGCACCGATGACGCACGGCAGCCATCTGGGTGTGGGCCTGATCGAGTTGCCCTGTCCAGGCCAGCATCAACGCGTGCACCGCGCTGGGCCGGTATGGGACTGGCGCGTCGCCGCCCGGTCCTTCGAGCTCGAGCGCGCGGTGCATCGCGGCGGCATCGTAGCCGTGCCCGTAGGCGCATTTGAGTGTCACCCACATGGCCAGAGCGCTGCTGAGGACCGAGTGGTCGCCGCTGCCGTCGGCCACTGACACTGCTCGCGAAGCGTGATGCAACGCGCTCTCGAATTGGCCGTTCATGCCTTCGGCCATCGACAGCGACAAGAGTGTGCGCGCGAGTATCGCCTGGTTGTCGGCGGCGTCGCCAAGTACCGATGTCAGCAGGTCAGCTGCCTCGACGAAGCTGTCGTCGTACATCCGTACCGCAGCAAGTAGATTCGCAGCGATGGCTCGCAGCAACCCTGCCGGCGATTGAGCCAGTGCCGGTTCGATGGCTTGTTGTGCTTTGAGCATGTCGGCGGCGCGGAAGTGGTGGCTGGCCGCACGGATGCGCCGCAGTGGGGTGTCGCCGCCGAGTGCGATTGCCAGGTCGGTCAATTCGCCGGCGGCCATCGGCGCTCCCTGCGCGCTGAGCGCTTCGGCGGCGCAGTCCAGCGCGTCCAGTGTTGTGGGGTTTGCAGTGGCCGCGGATAAGGCTAGGTGCCTGGCCCGCAACTCGGGTTGGTCGATGATTGAGGCAAGGTTTCGGTGCACGGCTCGGCGCTGGGCGGGGGTGGCTTGGCTGTAGAGACCAGCGGTCAACAGCGGGTGGGTGAACTCGACGCGGTTGCCGGCGATTGTCGCTATGTTCTGGGCCTCAGCGCCCTCGAGGATCTCAACGATACGGTCCACGGTTGCACCGCGAGCTTGGGCGATCAGCTCGATTGTGGGTGCTGCCGCAGTTGCTGCTGTCAGCAGTACTTCTCGTGTGTGCTCGTCAAGTCGGTTCAGCCGCGCCTGCACGATCGCAGTGAGTGTGCCGGGTAAATGAACGTGATGGGTCGCTGCGAGACCGTTTGTGCTGCGGGCAAGTTCGAGGGCATAAAACGGGTTGCCCCCGAGATTTCGGCGATCCGCACGATCGCCGGCCGCGGTAGTGAGCGGCCCAAGCGGTGTGCGATGAGTGTATGAAGGCCGCCGAGAGTGAACGGCTTGAGGCGCAAGCGTTCGACTCCATCGGGTCTGCTGAGCTGCAGCCAGGCGGCGGGATCGGCGGCACCCACCTCTGAGCGCACCGCGCCCAGGACACCGATTCGCCCCCGCGCCCGTCGTAGCGCAAACATCATCACTGCACGACTGGACGCATCGAGCCACTGCACATCGTCGACGGCAACTACTACCGGTGAGTGCTCGCCGAGGCGGTGCAGGATTGACAGAAACGCTGCGCCGACCACGTGTTCGTCAGAGGCAGGTCCTGACGCCGCCCGTGAGAGCACCCGGTCGACCGCGTCCTGCTGGGCCTGCGGCAAATGCTCGACCACCGCCGGCTCGATGTCGCCCAGCACGTCGGCCAGGACCGCATAGGTGAGCACCACTTCAGCTGCGCCCGGTCGCGCTGCCAGGACCCTGAATCCTTGTTCCCGGGCCCGCTCGATCGCTGCCTGCCAGACGGTCGTCTTGCCAATACCGGCCTCGCCCTCGAACAACAACCCCGAGGGCTGCTCGTTAGCTGAGCTCAGGAAGCGCTGCAGCGCACCGAGTTCCGGGCGTCGGATCAACGGTGCTGACACACCACGCATGATTGCAGTTCCGGCATCAACAGGTTGCAGATCTCAAAAAGCGGAGGTTGCGCCTGCTCCGACCACTGTGCGGAGCTCCTGCAGGAACGCCGCGCTGCACGTGCGTGATTTCCTAAGTGTAGGGAAAACCCTGATTCATCCCATGTCCTCGCGGCCATAGCGTGCACAGTGTGTTGACCACACCGCCGAATATGAGCTGCTACCTCGTGGAGTGGTATCAGCCTGACCCAAGCGCAGCGCACCTCGACGACACCGTCGCAGACTTGCAAGCCCACGAGACCGCACACACTGCACGCCACACCGATGTTCGCTTGCTTCTGGCCGTGTCCGCGCCCCACGACGAAGTGCTGTACTGCGTCTTCGCAGGCCACTCGTCTGACGCCGTCACCCGCGCCTGCGCCCACGCTGGCCACCCCGCCGAACGCATCACCCCCGACGTCCACCTCCAGGTCACCGCGAATGAACTCGAATCCACTGCCACACGTGCGGCCCGCGCAGACCGCACGACCGCATCGTCGTCGATCACCCCCTCCACCCCGCGCGTTGGACCACCACCACACGATGCGCGCCCAACCACCCACTCACACAGGAAAAGAGGTGACACACCATGATCCGCAAACTCACCCGCCTAGCCCGCGCCATACGCGGCCGCATCTGACCGCCAGTCAAGTCAACCCTCATCACACCGGAAAGGAGACAACACCATGATCCGCAAACTCACCCGCCTGGCCCGTGCCATGCGCGGACGGTGACTACCCACCTTCGACTGAGATCGACAACTGCGAACGGTCCGCGAGGCAGTCGCAGTGCCGCGTGGGCAATGGGCGTGGTCCTTGCCCGCGCGGCTCCAGTCGAAATTCGCTTCCTTCCAGTCCACAACGTGTCACGACGACAAGAGGGGACGGTCACTTCATGGTTGCGTTGGCCCCCCACACCCACTACCGGGTCTCCAAACGCGGACTGGTGCTGGCGTGCCCGAACGGCGACACTGTTCTGTTCGAGCACCCACGAGCTGCGGACCTGCCGGTGCTACTCGCGACCAACCCCGACCCCAGCCATCTGACGACCGCACTGGGACCACCACTGGACCCCACCGTGGT contains:
- a CDS encoding LuxR family transcriptional regulator, producing the protein MDRIVEILEGAEAQNIATIAGNRVEFTHPLLTAGLYSQATPAQRRAVHRNLASIIDQPELRARHLALSAATANPTTLDALDCAAEALSAQGAPMAAGELTDLAIALGGDTPLRRIRAASHHFRAADMLKAQQAIEPALAQSPAGLLRAIAANLLAAVRMYDDSFVEAADLLTSVLGDAADNQAILARTLLSLSMAEGMNGQFESALHHASRAVSVADGSGDHSVLSSALAMWVTLKCAYGHGYDAAAMHRALELEGPGGDAPVPYRPSAVHALMLAWTGQLDQAHTQMAAVRHRCIERGADSDMMWVAGHTILINIWRGRYTEAAEVADDAMERAQQLDGKNMLVIARLLRVMVTAYTGDRNSRAQAREVIDDARRCGSRYLSEWPTMTLGFIEVSLGHYTEAISTLRPLLDNFHIHPGTEILSSGYIPDAVEALVALGRPEEAEPLVYALERNGSTLDRPWMLALGARGRSMLLAAANNIHAAETHAARAMVEHERLPMPFEQARTQLLLGQLQRRQRRKEAAAATLSEALQTFDKLGTPLWAARARTELDRVSIGPRDIAALTPSEQRVADLVATGMTTRAVAAALFISPKTVEVNLTRIYRKLGIRSRAQLSSALAKITTRAP
- a CDS encoding AAA family ATPase yields the protein MSAPLIRRPELGALQRFLSSANEQPSGLLFEGEAGIGKTTVWQAAIERAREQGFRVLAARPGAAEVVLTYAVLADVLGDIEPAVVEHLPQAQQDAVDRVLSRAASGPASDEHVVGAAFLSILHRLGEHSPVVVAVDDVQWLDASSRAVMMFALRRARGRIGVLGAVRSEVGAADPAAWLQLSRPDGVERLRLKPFTLGGLHTLIAHRLGRSLPRPAIVRIAEISGATRFMPSNLPAAQTVSQRPITFIYPAHSLRSCRRG
- a CDS encoding nickel-binding protein codes for the protein MLTTPPNMSCYLVEWYQPDPSAAHLDDTVADLQAHETAHTARHTDVRLLLAVSAPHDEVLYCVFAGHSSDAVTRACAHAGHPAERITPDVHLQVTANELESTATRAARADRTTASSSITPSTPRVGPPPHDARPTTHSHRKRGDTP